The genome window CCCCTGGTTGTCCTCACAcgctgtgcacacatgcatgtacactcGCCCACCCTAGAGAACAAATCGCAAAATAAGACCAGGAGAGGAGACTGGAGTTTGGAAGCTGGGAAGCACGTGGGAGATAGTGAAGTGACTTAGCTATTGTGCGCATGGTGCAGTGTGGTGAACAGTTAAGAAAGCTTGAAAGCATCCCAGGACGGGCTGTCTCGTTGCACACTGCGGAGCTACCGTTCCCCTCCACCAGGCCAAGGCAGTGGTTGTGAAAGACAAAGCCCGAAGTAAGCTGTGCTGAGCGCTGAGCCTCCCCGATTCCACTTCCAGAATATTAGCAGAAAAGACATCAAGTCTTCAAGGTTCAGAACTGAAGAATCATTAGGCTGCCCTCGAAGGCAAGACCTTCAGTTGCAAACACCGGATGTTCTCAAAATGGCTCACTGTCAGCAAGCCTCAGTTATGCCTTTAGAGCTCTAGTCAGCGTGCAAGTGTTTCCACTTAGTATACGGTTtagacaaaacaagcaaaactagAATTTGaatcctgtttctctgtgtgtgtgccagggTGGGAGGGGCCTGTACTTGATGTCAGGTGTCTCCAGTCAGATGCTCCCCTCactttattgaggcagggtcccCCTAGACCTAGGGTTCTAGAGTTGCAGCTAGCTTGCCTGGAGCCCTCTTTCTCTGCTGAGACTTAGCTGGCTTTCACAGGGTCCCAACACTTGGGGTAAGGCCTTCATCGCTGAACCACTGCCCCGGTCCCTGAATCCTGTTTTGAACCAAGGACTAACAGACATCTAAAGAAAGCCTTAAAACGGTGATCCAAACTGTCCTCTGGCCCATACGGAAATAAGCAGAAAAGGGCAACTGGAGGAAAAGTTACGTACAGGGAACAAAAGCTTCTGATAATAATGTAATATGTTCAGGTAAAAGAACAAATTTCATTCcatgtggtagtgcacacctttaattccagcatttgggaggcagaggcaggaggatcgctgagtttgaggtcagtctggtcttcatagcaagctccaggacagtaaaggttacacagagagaccctgccttgaaaagaagaaaggactCCCAACAGACCTGAAAGGATCAGTGTAGAAATTGTCGTGTCTCAGTCATAAGagtcacagaaagagaaaaatggcaCGACAGAGGGAAGGAGGTAGTCAGGATATGCCCTTGACAGCATTCCCAGAACTGAAAACATTCCTTTACCTATTAAAAGAAAACGCACTGGCTTTTCAGCACAGAGACAAACCCGATCCACCCAGAGATAAGCAGATTTCAAAGAGAAGAGCCTGTGAGTTTGCAAAGAGGAAAACAGCTCACGCAAGAGTCAGAAACAGCGGCGGTATGGCAGCTCACAGGCGATGGAGCAGTGCCTTCAGCTGCAGGAAAGAGAAGCCCAGCCAAATTCTCCATCAGAGAAGGGTGAGGGAAGAACAGATACCTACAGGCTGAGAGATCATAAAAAGCTTTACTTCATACATGGACCTTCCTCAGGAAGTTACTAGATCCGCCTTATCAAAACACGGGACAAAAACACGAGTCCACAGAGGGAGGTGTGAAGGAAAGCCCAAGGTGGCAGGTCAGAAGACCTCAAGAGAGGTCAAAGAGAGACATCTTTTGGTACTCTAAATTCGGAATTTCCTGGGATTCACATAATTGGTAGACTCTGGGGATTGAATCAGTTGTGAGTACTATATATATAGAAAATTTAAACCAAGAATAAGACCATGGTTAACTCCAGAGATGATAAAAgtgccaaagaaagaaaatgtttcttttttaaatttgtctttAATGTTTTCAGttatgtgtgcctgtgcgtgcgcgtgtgcgtgtgtctgtatACATTGGAGTGCAGGTGGCAACTGAGGCCAGAGGTGCCTTGAtgcccttggagctggagttacaggtgcttctGAGCCATCTGATGTCATTACTGGGATCTCTGGTAGAGCAATATGTGGCCTTAACCACTCactaaccatctctccagctgaagAAAAGGGTTCTTCTTTAACTTAGCTCTGATACATTTAGTCAATGTGGTTAAAATGGTAACCAGCATCAGGGTTTAACTCCTAGAAGGTGGGCCTGCAAAATGGGAGGTACTTGTTGGTGTTAGTTTGGGAAGAGAACTAAAACATTCTTGTCTTCGTCAGGAATGGTAATAATTGAAagtgagaagatggagagaaggctcagaggttaagagcaccgcttgctcttccagaggtcctgagttcaattcccagcaaccacatggtggctcacaaccatctatagtgagacctggtgccttctggtgtgcaggcacacatgcaggcagaatgctgtatatgtgataaataaataaatgtttaaaaaaattgcaaGTGAAATTAAGTCAGAAAGCTGCAATGCAAACGTGTCATCCGATGACACAGGAAGAACAGTGTGGTGTGAGGGCGCCACCTAtgatcccagctctcagaggCGAGATAGCATGGTCCGCACAGTGAGGCCCTgacttaagaaaagaaagaaaagcccgcACTGGCTGGAGTGATTGTTCAGTGgtcagagcacaggctgctcttagagggcccaggttcaattcccagcccccgtgtgttggctcacaaccacctgtagctccagtccTAGGGGGTCAGAtactctcttttggcctctgagagCACCAGGTAGGCTTGTGGTATTGAGACACATATCCTCcgagcaaaacacccatacacataaataaaaatgtaaaaatgtttaaagacattaaaaaaaaaaaaaaaaaaagcactgttaAAGCCTTTCAAGAAAGACTCTGTCTGGTTGTCTGGTGGGTAGGTGTGTTTTTACATGCCTGTGGGAGAGGCAGGAAGGCCAGGTCAAGATGGTTCTTGACTACATAAGAGTTTGATGGAGCCGTGTGCAGTGATGGTTGCCTGTCATCCATCACTAGAGAGGCTGAGACCGGGCCCCAGCTCCACACAGTTCAGGACTAGCCAACCGAGAACCTGTCCATTCCTGACATCAGGGGCTGGGAAGACAGGTAGTGGTGCAGTGTCTGCCTAGCTTAACAAGGCCCGAGGTTTGGTCTCTAGCAccgagagaaaaaaaaaatatcagaaaacaaagtgtctttgagacggggtttctctgtgtagccctggctgtcctagaccaggctttatagagtaggctggcctcgaactcagagatttgcctgcctctccctcctgagtgctgggactgaaggccaCCAGTGCCCAGCTAGAAATTGGATTTTAAAAGTCGGCTGGGATGCTGGGAGTGTGGCACAGAACTAGTGAGGGCTAGGGCCATGACCCTGAGCCGTTCCTTTAACTGCCCTGCGTGGCTTCTCACCTAAAACACTAGGATAGTGCTTACCTGACGGTCCAGGAAGAGTTCAGAGATGCAGAGCCGGGtgtgcttgggaggcaggggcaggtgagtctctgaattcgaggccagcctggtttccatagggagttccaggacagccctggtTACATAGAGAGGCCCTGTCTTGAAGAATTGGGGGGAAATGGGGTTGGGGTGGGATTGAACTACGCAGTACTGTTAGGTATATACTACAGTACATATACCATGTAGAGCCTTACTATGGAGGGTCGCCTTTCCAGCAACCCTGAGCAAGCAGGGAAAGAGACTGCCAGGCATGTGCTGCGCGCCTGccatcccaacacttgggacaTGAAGGCGGTAAGATTACCACAGCCTGAGGCCTGCCTGGCTATGTGGCGGGGTTCTATCTCAAGCAAATGAAGGGGCTCCCCGTGAGGCCGCTGGCTCCCAGCTGTCGGTAGCCCCCGGGgctcccacaccctcttctggcctgagcaggcaccaggcacacacatgcgcagACCTATAAATAAAACGCTcggacacacacaaaaagaaggaagttatttaaatttttttaaaaacgtataattacttaaaaaaacaaaaaataagatgcATAAAGACAGAAGAGCGGAGGAAAACCTCCCTGGCCTCTCCCATCGGCCTTCTGACTCACAGGTGACCTGAGTGTCTGGCCATGTCGACTGAGCATGTAGTATTGTTAGAAATGGCCTGAGCCACGAGTTTTGCACCTGCAGGTCTTCAACAAATTTAATTTCACcttcattgagaaaaaaaaaagaaaatctggctaaatagaaggaaaaactgttatgaaaagacaggaaacaataaagacaaaaatCTTTTCAAGAGTTAAGAAACTGGTGGGTGGTAATgacgcacgcctttgatcccagcactcgggaggcagaagcaggtgggtatctgcgaggtggaggccagcctggcctccagagtgagttccaggacagccagggctacacagagaccctgtttcGGGAGGGGTGGGGTGAGAAACCAGAACCCTTCTGATTGTGAGTTCTTACATAAGAGAAATGCACCAACTTTTCCACCCCGTGCAGAGACCCCGGAATCGAATAATAGTGTGTACACCTCCTTCATGAAGTCTCATCGCTGCTATGACCTGATTCCCACAAGTTCCAAGCTGGTTGTGTTTGACACGTCCCTGCAGGTGGGTAGagccccttcccctttctccattcctGTCAGTGCCTGTCACCACGCTTGACACGTCCCTCCACGCCAACCCCGCTTTTCCCCACAGTGGTGCCCTCTGTGCACTCCTTAGGATAACGCTCTTTTGGCCGCAGGTAAAGAAAGCCTTCTTTGCCCTGGTGACTAACGGTGTCCGCGCTGCCCCCTTGTGGGACAGTAAGAAGCAGAGCTTTGTGGGTAAGCAGAAGTTTCTGGAACACGCTTCTTGGCATCTTTTTGCCGACCAGGGAGAGAAGCTTTGGGTGATGCTAAGGGCTCTTGTATTCTAGGCATGCTGACCATCACCGACTTCATCAATATCCTCCACCGATACTACAAGTCAGCCCTGGTAAGAAACCTCGCCTCCAAACAGAACCATACCCACGCCCTGCCTCTGGGGCCACCGTGCCTGTTTTTCCCCTGGAGAAGCGAGGACAGGGTCAGATGTGTGCTTCTGCTTCTAGGTACAGATCTACGAACTAGAGGAGCACAAGATAGAGACTTGGAGAGGTACATAAAGAATGGGAGGTTGCGGGAGACAAGGCAGGGAGAGTCTCCTGGGAAACGCGTTTGTTTGGCAGCGTTTTGTGACTACTCCTTTTCTCTTCAGAGGTATACCTGCAGGACTCCTTTAAGCCGCTTGTGTGCATTTCCCCAAATGCCAGGTGAGGGCTGTGTCTGTCCCTAAACACCTGGAGACTCAGAGGCAGGGCCGGGAAAGAGGGAAGTCTCCTCCTGGTGCATGCATAGCCAAGCCTGGCCTTGATCTTGCTacagagctcaggctggcctgagctTATGACTCTTCTTCCTACGCTGGCGTCACAAGTACATCACCACACCAGCCACACGCGTGCACAGCTGTCCGAGCACTGTCCGCCCCGGCCCTGAGTTTTCCTGTCTATAAGCACACCCGGAGCAGCTGAGCAACTTGACTTTAGCCCTGTGGACCCTAACTGTGACCTTCTACCTTTCCACAGCTTGTTTGATGCTGTCTCTTCATTGATTCGAAACAAGATCCACAGACTTCCAGTTATTGACCCCGAGTCAGGCAACACCTTGTACATTCTCACTCACAAGCGCATCCTCAAGTTCCTCAAGCTGTTTGTAAGTCCACGTGAACCCAGCTCTTCCACCCCCATGTCGGGTTGGAGGCCTTAAAGGTCAAGCAGTGTTCTTG of Meriones unguiculatus strain TT.TT164.6M chromosome 8, Bangor_MerUng_6.1, whole genome shotgun sequence contains these proteins:
- the Prkag1 gene encoding 5'-AMP-activated protein kinase subunit gamma-1 isoform X3 codes for the protein MESVAVESVPALENEHFQETPESNNSVYTSFMKSHRCYDLIPTSSKLVVFDTSLQVKKAFFALVTNGVRAAPLWDSKKQSFVGMLTITDFINILHRYYKSALVQIYELEEHKIETWREVYLQDSFKPLVCISPNASLFDAVSSLIRNKIHRLPVIDPESGNTLYILTHKRILKFLKLFITEFPKPEFMSKSLEELQIGTYANIAMVRTTTPVYVALGIFVQHRVSALPVVDEKGRVVDIYSKFDVINLAAEKTYNNLDVSVTKALQHRSHYFEGVLKCYLHETLEAIINRLVEAEALVLTGGDKQL